The Centroberyx gerrardi isolate f3 chromosome 7, fCenGer3.hap1.cur.20231027, whole genome shotgun sequence genome contains a region encoding:
- the tubb4bl gene encoding tubulin beta-4B chain, whose amino-acid sequence MREIVHLQAGQCGNQIGAKFWEVISDEHGIDPTGTYHGDSDLQLDRISVYYNEASGGKYVPRAVLVDLEPGTMDSVRSGPFGQIFRPDNFVFGQSGAGNNWAKGHYTEGAELVDSVLDVVRKEAESCDCLQGFQLTHSLGGGTGSGMGTLLISKIREEYPDRIMNTFSVVPSPKVSDTVVEPYNATLSVHQLVENTDETYCIDNEALYDICFRTLKLTTPTYGDLNHLVSATMSGVTTCLRFPGQLNADLRKLAVNMVPFPRLHFFMPGFAPLTSRGSQQYRALSVPELTQQMFDSKNMMAACDPRHGRYLTVAAVFRGRMSMKEVDEQMLNVQNKNSSYFVEWIPNNVKTAVCDIPPRGLKMAATFIGNSTAIQELFKRISEQFTAMFRRKAFLHWYTGEGMDEMEFTEAESNMNDLVSEYQQYQDATAEEGEFEEEGEEEVA is encoded by the exons ATGCGCGAAATTGTGCATTTGCAAGCCGGTCAGTGCGGGAACCAGATCGGAGCCAAG TTCTGGGAGGTGATCAGTGATGAGCACGGCATTGATCCTACTGGCACCTACCATGGAGACAGCGATCTGCAGCTAGACAGGATCAGTGTCTATTACAATGAGGCCTCAG GAGGAAAGTATGTGCCCCGTGCCGTCCTGGTGGACCTGGAGCCTGGCACCATGGACTCAGTCAGGTCCGGGCCCTTCGGACAGATCTTTAGACCTGACAACTTTGTCTTTG GCCAGAGTGGAGCGGGAAACAACTGGGCCAAGGGCCACTACACAGAGGGAGCAGAGCTGGTGGACTCCGTCCTGGATGTGGTGAGGAAGGAGGCGGAGAGCTGCGACTGCCTCCAGGGCTTCCAGCTCACACACTCGCTGGGCGGCGGCACCGGCTCCGGCATGGGAACCCTGCTCATCAGCAAGATCCGCGAGGAGTACCCCGACCGCATCATGAACACCTTCAGCGTCGTGCCTTCTCCCAAGGTGTCCGACACTGTGGTGGAGCCCTACAACGCCACCCTCTCCGTCCACCAGCTGGTAGAGAACACAGATGAAACCTATTGCATTGACAATGAAGCTCTCTACGACATCTGCTTCCGCACTCTTAAGCTCACCACTCCCACCTATGGAGACCTGAACCACCTGGTATCCGCCACCATGAGCGGGGTGACCACCTGCCTGCGCTTCCCCGGCCAGCTCAACGCCGATCTCCGCAAACTGGCCGTCAACATGGTGCCCTTCCCCCGTCTGCACTTCTTCATGCCCGGCTTCGCCCCCCTCACCAGCCGGGGCAGCCAGCAGTACAGAGCCCTCTCCGTGCCCGAGCTCACCCAGCAGATGTTCGACTCCAAGAACATGATGGCCGCCTGCGACCCGCGCCACGGCCGCTACCTCACTGTGGCCGCCGTGTTCAGGGGCCGCATGTCCATGAAGGAGGTGGACGAGCAGATGTTGAACGTGCAGAACAAGAACAGCAGCTACTTTGTAGAGTGGATCCCGAACAACGTGAAGACCGCCGTCTGCGACATCCCGCCCCGCGGCCTCAAGATGGCCGCCACTTTCATCGGTAACAGCACGGCCATCCAGGAGCTGTTCAAGCGCATCTCCGAGCAGTTCACCGCCATGTTCCGCCGTAAGGCTTTCCTGCACTGGTACACCGGCGAGGGCATGGACGAGATGGAGTTCACCGAGGCGGAGAGCAACATGAACGACCTGGTGTCCGAGTACCAGCAGTACCAGGACGCCACCGCTGAGGAGGGAGAGTtcgaggaagaaggagaggaggaagtcgCCTAA
- the crb3a gene encoding protein crumbs homolog 3a, translating into MLDPVKWARADAPQSRCRSTLTRPSWSRGEMAALPDILAMPGLLVGSVLLLVLGSNPVWGNYTTTASANHNHTTNGPNIAAIVAPTVTLGVLAIALAVLAWLLCVVKKKRQTEGTYRPSAEEQSGTRGVETPDALKLPKEERLI; encoded by the exons ATGTTGGACCCAGTGAAATGGGCCCGAGCTGATGCCCCGCAGTCCCGTTGCCGGTCGACCCTCACTAGGCCCTCCTGGTCCCGGGGAGAGATGGCAGCCCTGCCGGACATACTGGCGATGCCCGGCCTCTTGGTTGGGAGCGTCTTACTCCTGGTACTGGGCAGTAATCCTGTCTGGG GGAATTATACCACCACTGCAAGCGCCAACCATAATCATACCACCAAT GGACCCAACATTGCGGCTATCGTGGCTCCTACCGTGACTCTGGGTGTTCTGGCCATAGCACTGGCTGTTCTTGCCTGGCTCCTCTGcgtggtgaagaagaagaggcagacCGAGGGGACTTACCGACCCAGCGCTGAGGAGCAGTCTGGGACACGCGGCGTGGAGACGCCAGATGCACTCAAGTTACCGAAGGAGGAAAGGCTCATTTGA
- the asf1ba gene encoding histone chaperone asf1b-A — MAKVQVLNVAVLDNPSPFGNPFQFEITFECMEDLPEDLEWKIIYVGSAESEEYDQTLDSVLVGPVPAGRHMFVFQADAPNTGLIPESDAVGVTVVLITCTYRGQEFIRIGYYVNNEYTDPELRENPPIKPDYTQLQRNILASNPRVTRFHINWEGCAERMEDSENVDPASNSMLPPSCLPGKAPPLGLLPDNSMDCL; from the exons ATGGCGAAGGTACAAGTGTTGAATGTTGCTGTCCTGGATAATCCGAGTCCCTTTGGAAACCCCTTTCAATTTGAAATAACGTTTGAATGTATGGAAGACCTCCCCGAAG accTGGAGTGGAAGATCATCTACGTCGGCTCAGCAGAAAGTGAAGAGTATGACCAAACCCTCGACTCCGTCCTGGTCGGCCCAGTACCAGCTGGGAGgcatatgtttgtgtttcag GCTGATGCCCCAaacacaggtttgattcctgaAAGTGATGCTGTCGGTGTGACTGTGGTGCTGATCACCTGCACGTACCGTGGCCAGGAGTTCATTCGCATCGGTTACTACGTGAACAATGAATACACAGACCCAGAGCTGCGTGAAAATCCACCAATCAAACCAGACTACACACAG CTCCAGAGAAATATTCTGGCGTCAAACCCGCGCGTTACCAGATTCCATATAAACTGGGAAGGCTGTGCAGAGCGAATGGAAGACTCTGAAAACGTGGATCCTGCCTCAAACTCaatgctccctccctcctgtctcccagGCAAGGCCCCACCCCTGGGGCTACTACCGGATAACTCTATGGACTGCTTATAG